From the Syntrophales bacterium genome, one window contains:
- a CDS encoding outer membrane protein assembly factor BamD has protein sequence MRFAKFFSIIVLIAFLSGCNFSWGSPRMSRATPEGLYEHGYSCYQNGDYKEAIESFQRLKEEYPLSKFAIMAEIGIADSFFSKKDYAEAEIYYNDFMNLHPTNENLPYVMYQLGMCHYNQMYSIDRDQTETFKAKKEFERLISRFPSSKFSMMADKKLRDCRKRLGEQEFYVGHFYFKMKRYKAALKRFETVVREYSNLGMDYKVSYFLHETKRILKQEEQKEN, from the coding sequence TTTCGTGGGGTAGTCCGCGCATGAGCCGCGCTACACCTGAAGGGCTCTACGAACACGGATACTCATGTTATCAGAACGGCGATTATAAGGAAGCAATAGAATCATTTCAAAGATTGAAAGAAGAATATCCACTGAGCAAATTTGCAATAATGGCAGAGATAGGGATTGCCGATTCATTCTTTAGCAAAAAAGATTATGCGGAAGCCGAAATATACTACAATGATTTTATGAACCTCCATCCCACAAATGAAAACCTGCCCTATGTTATGTACCAGCTCGGCATGTGTCATTATAATCAGATGTACTCGATTGACAGGGATCAGACGGAAACGTTCAAGGCCAAAAAAGAATTTGAAAGACTCATCTCGCGATTTCCATCAAGTAAATTTTCAATGATGGCTGATAAAAAACTGAGAGATTGCAGGAAAAGGCTGGGTGAACAAGAGTTCTACGTGGGACATTTCTATTTCAAGATGAAAAGATATAAGGCTGCTCTAAAACGATTTGAAACAGTGGTCAGGGAATACTCGAATCTTGGTATGGACTACAAAGTAAGCTACTTCCTTCATGAAACAAAAAGAATCCTTAAACAGGAAGAGCAGAAAGAAAATTGA